In the uncultured Methanobacterium sp. genome, one interval contains:
- a CDS encoding nucleotide sugar dehydrogenase, which yields MNNNGRISLFGLGHIGLPTASLFAKNGFQVVGVDINKEIVDKINSGISPIIEPGLDKLVKEVIINGNLKATSDGLQAVKDANIMIVVVPTPVDQNKCSNLSAVISASETIANGLNRGDLVIIESTVPPNTCEHIVIPLLENSGLKASHDFGVAYTPERAIPNNTLYEMTHNARIIGGVNKQSSKKAANLYQKITLGDVITVRNLVTAEMVKLMENTFRDTNIALANEMAMICEDIGVDVMDAIKAANFHPRVNIHTPGPGVGGHCLSIDPYFIVEMAEKSGNHAKLIQTAREINEHMPNYVTKLVEDEMIKFGKPLSGSKIAVLGVAYKGNVADTRESPSITFINNLINKGAEVFANDPYVPDDVIISTGAQPIEMQDALCCDCVVLMTDHDLYSKISPEMVKSPILICTRPILNPEDFKNNEIIFKGIGRFF from the coding sequence ATGAACAATAATGGTAGAATATCACTATTCGGTTTAGGGCATATTGGACTTCCTACTGCTTCATTATTTGCAAAAAATGGTTTTCAAGTTGTCGGGGTTGATATTAACAAGGAAATTGTGGATAAAATTAATTCTGGAATTTCACCCATAATTGAACCGGGTTTAGATAAATTGGTTAAAGAAGTAATTATTAATGGAAATTTAAAAGCAACTTCAGATGGCCTTCAAGCTGTAAAAGATGCTAATATCATGATAGTTGTGGTTCCCACACCTGTTGATCAAAATAAATGTTCTAATCTTTCTGCAGTGATTTCGGCCTCTGAAACAATTGCTAATGGGTTAAACCGGGGAGATTTAGTTATAATTGAAAGTACAGTTCCTCCTAATACATGTGAACATATTGTGATCCCCCTACTAGAAAACAGTGGACTTAAAGCATCCCACGATTTTGGTGTAGCCTACACGCCTGAAAGAGCAATTCCAAATAATACATTATATGAAATGACCCATAATGCTCGGATAATTGGGGGAGTAAATAAACAAAGCTCAAAAAAAGCAGCCAATCTTTATCAGAAGATTACTTTAGGGGATGTTATAACAGTAAGAAATTTGGTAACTGCTGAGATGGTCAAACTAATGGAAAATACATTCAGGGATACTAATATTGCCCTTGCTAATGAAATGGCAATGATTTGTGAAGATATAGGTGTAGATGTTATGGATGCTATAAAAGCTGCAAATTTTCATCCTAGAGTAAATATACATACACCTGGCCCCGGTGTTGGGGGTCATTGTCTTTCTATTGACCCATATTTTATTGTAGAAATGGCTGAAAAAAGCGGAAATCATGCTAAATTAATTCAGACGGCAAGGGAGATTAATGAACACATGCCTAATTATGTAACAAAATTAGTTGAAGATGAGATGATTAAATTTGGAAAACCATTATCTGGCTCAAAAATTGCTGTATTAGGTGTTGCTTACAAAGGAAATGTGGCAGATACAAGAGAAAGTCCATCGATAACGTTTATCAATAATTTAATAAATAAGGGAGCCGAAGTCTTCGCTAATGATCCTTATGTTCCAGATGATGTAATTATCTCCACCGGGGCTCAACCAATTGAAATGCAAGATGCTCTTTGCTGTGATTGTGTGGTATTGATGACGGATCATGATTTATACAGCAAAATATCACCCGAAATGGTAAAAAGTCCTATTCTTATTTGCACACGGCCAATTTTAAATCCTGAAGACTTTAAAAACAATGAAATCATCTTTAAGGGAATTGGGCGGTTTTTTTAA
- a CDS encoding FkbM family methyltransferase, with protein sequence MKINSHQLKNFTLHGFDNDYIFSTIKNTDNFYEIEVLDSWNQYFDDVQLILDVGANIGNHSIYWSQLNNVNKIIAFEPIKKNFKLLKKNITHNNISKVEIHQLALGKKDGFALIDKEDSNNLGATSLRFVEDETDIKIMPGDVFLSDKNYSVDLVKIDVEGFEIDVLKGLKQTIYQYKPILWVEINLDNLKEVLSLINKQGYFIVDIIKFNILAIHKTKIKNLKEISKDDLIFNMLKNLEASWMYRNSFLDSEKQKNEEKTRLEKLKKLSEKHLSQFLFEQKKCEDLIKRNNNLESNLNHEQKISEDLIKRNNNLESNLNHEQKISEDLIKRNNNLESNLNHEQKISEDLIKRNNNLESNLNHEQKISEDLIKRNNNLESNLNHEQKINVDLLERNEFFESSLLREQEKVEEFQELNEKRLSQFLYEQKKCEELKKQSGKNLSKYLYEQGKANSLKNQNEDLKNLVKAYQERKVVKVTDSILKVFRFTKRQEQVHSKKDSPNSSSKNNATSNHLKKFTDIEPGKSEFSCEVSKRELKELNDIKVAVILDEFSYNCFKYEFNAISVDPSNWLEIFETEKPDLFICESVWSGVDSELRPWKGQIYSSVNFKSENRGILLDILKYCNGNGITSIFWNKEDPTHYDDDIHNFVDTALKFDHIFTTAEECVQKYKDEYGHQSVHLLMFGAQPQLFNPIEEQERSEDIIFAGSWYNTHVQRCNEMKEIFDNILDSGYNLKIYDRAYHTHKDDQNRIFPDKYVEFINPPLPFDQVKTVYKESKYALNINTVTDSNTMFARRVFELMLCNSLVLSNYSKGMKKIFGDNVVFIGNNTINLSNSEKKRIDNLYNVLKNHTYSNRFKQILNSINYEYVPENNTVTLYYVVNDKFEIKNILEHYESVYYNSKKLVLLLSDQIPNHLIKNIYQKYTNEEVSVYSLNYLLNQNGIISNDTPYFIFATLQLKTDFIEKAILHYSYIESDVGITLGDKFTFKKEAENVKNVLFSNKNFTKAFKNSFQDDFIEFSIYNIQI encoded by the coding sequence ATGAAAATTAATAGCCATCAATTAAAAAATTTTACTTTACATGGTTTTGATAATGATTACATTTTTTCCACCATAAAAAATACTGATAATTTTTATGAAATCGAAGTTTTAGACAGTTGGAACCAATATTTTGATGATGTGCAATTAATTTTAGATGTTGGCGCAAATATAGGGAATCATAGCATCTATTGGTCACAATTAAATAATGTGAATAAAATTATTGCATTTGAACCTATCAAAAAAAATTTTAAACTCTTAAAAAAGAATATAACCCATAATAACATTAGTAAAGTTGAAATACATCAGTTAGCTTTAGGCAAAAAAGACGGATTTGCCTTAATTGATAAAGAAGATTCTAATAATTTAGGTGCAACATCTTTAAGATTTGTTGAAGATGAGACTGATATTAAAATTATGCCCGGCGACGTTTTTTTATCTGATAAAAATTATTCCGTTGATTTAGTGAAAATTGATGTGGAAGGCTTCGAAATCGATGTTTTAAAAGGATTAAAACAAACCATATACCAATATAAGCCAATTTTGTGGGTAGAAATTAATTTAGATAATTTGAAAGAGGTTTTAAGTCTTATAAACAAGCAAGGCTATTTCATTGTAGATATTATTAAATTCAATATTTTAGCAATTCATAAAACCAAAATTAAAAATTTAAAAGAAATCTCTAAAGATGACCTAATTTTTAACATGCTTAAAAATTTAGAAGCAAGTTGGATGTATCGAAATAGTTTCTTAGATTCTGAAAAACAAAAAAATGAAGAAAAAACACGTTTAGAAAAGCTAAAAAAGCTTAGTGAAAAACATTTATCACAATTTTTATTCGAACAAAAAAAATGTGAAGATCTAATTAAAAGAAACAACAACCTTGAATCCAACCTAAACCACGAACAAAAAATAAGCGAAGATCTAATTAAAAGAAACAACAACCTTGAATCCAACCTAAACCACGAACAAAAAATAAGCGAAGATCTAATTAAAAGAAACAACAACCTTGAATCCAACCTAAACCACGAACAAAAAATAAGCGAAGATCTAATTAAAAGAAACAACAACCTTGAATCCAACCTAAACCACGAACAAAAAATAAGCGAAGATCTAATTAAAAGAAACAACAACCTTGAATCCAACCTAAACCACGAACAAAAAATCAACGTAGATCTACTCGAAAGGAATGAGTTTTTCGAGTCTAGTTTGCTCCGTGAGCAGGAGAAAGTTGAGGAATTTCAGGAACTCAATGAGAAACGTTTATCTCAATTTTTATATGAACAGAAAAAATGTGAAGAATTGAAAAAGCAAAGTGGTAAAAATTTATCAAAATATTTATATGAACAGGGAAAAGCAAACAGTTTAAAAAATCAAAATGAAGATTTAAAAAACTTAGTAAAAGCATATCAAGAGAGAAAAGTGGTTAAAGTAACAGATAGTATCTTGAAAGTTTTTCGTTTCACCAAACGCCAGGAACAAGTTCATTCAAAGAAAGATTCACCAAACAGTTCTAGTAAAAATAATGCAACATCAAATCATTTGAAGAAATTTACTGATATTGAACCCGGTAAATCTGAATTTAGTTGTGAAGTTTCTAAAAGAGAACTCAAAGAATTAAATGACATTAAAGTTGCAGTTATACTCGATGAATTTAGCTATAACTGTTTTAAATATGAATTTAATGCAATTTCCGTCGATCCATCAAACTGGTTAGAAATATTTGAAACAGAAAAACCAGATCTTTTCATATGCGAATCTGTCTGGAGTGGTGTTGATTCCGAATTAAGACCCTGGAAAGGTCAAATCTATTCTAGTGTTAATTTCAAATCGGAAAATAGGGGCATTTTACTGGATATACTTAAATATTGTAATGGAAATGGAATAACCAGTATCTTTTGGAACAAGGAAGATCCTACTCATTATGATGATGACATTCACAATTTTGTGGACACTGCATTGAAATTTGATCATATCTTTACTACTGCCGAAGAATGCGTGCAAAAATATAAAGATGAATATGGTCATCAGAGTGTTCATCTTTTAATGTTTGGGGCACAACCCCAATTATTCAATCCTATTGAAGAACAAGAAAGATCTGAAGATATAATTTTTGCAGGTAGCTGGTATAATACGCATGTTCAAAGATGTAATGAAATGAAAGAAATTTTTGACAATATTTTAGATAGCGGATATAACTTAAAGATTTACGATAGAGCTTATCATACACACAAAGATGATCAGAACCGGATCTTCCCAGATAAATATGTTGAATTTATCAACCCCCCATTGCCTTTTGATCAAGTAAAAACGGTTTATAAAGAAAGTAAATATGCTTTAAACATAAATACAGTGACTGATTCAAATACCATGTTCGCTAGACGAGTATTCGAATTAATGCTGTGTAATAGTTTAGTATTATCAAATTATTCTAAAGGAATGAAGAAAATATTTGGAGATAACGTTGTATTTATTGGAAACAATACAATTAATTTGTCTAATTCTGAAAAAAAGAGAATTGACAATTTATATAATGTTTTAAAAAATCATACTTATTCCAATAGATTCAAACAAATATTAAATTCAATTAATTATGAGTACGTGCCAGAGAATAATACAGTTACACTTTACTATGTAGTCAATGACAAGTTTGAAATTAAAAACATTTTGGAACATTATGAATCTGTATATTACAATTCGAAAAAATTAGTACTACTTCTATCTGATCAAATTCCTAATCATCTGATTAAAAATATTTATCAAAAATATACTAATGAAGAAGTTTCAGTATATTCCCTAAATTATCTCCTAAATCAAAATGGAATAATTTCAAATGATACTCCTTATTTTATATTTGCTACTCTCCAATTAAAGACAGATTTTATTGAAAAAGCTATTTTACATTATTCATATATTGAATCCGATGTGGGCATAACCCTAGGAGATAAATTCACATTTAAAAAAGAAGCTGAAAATGTAAAAAATGTACTATTTTCTAATAAAAATTTCACTAAAGCTTTTAAAAACAGTTTTCAAGATGATTTTATTGAATTCTCGATTTATAATATTCAAATTTAA
- a CDS encoding DUF6270 domain-containing protein, with the protein MGIEEYIQNNEKTYITKRDIKYLFCEKKYSNKLIVTFPGFSSPGRPPEYNYIKTLMDCNCHKLYILDDYGPGGSYLLGENKDHSIEVSVVSLIFHICKKYDIKLKNVILQGSSKGGYCALYFGIKYNFGYVIAGGPQINLGNYLLYVVPDVAEYIAGGKDETDIACLNRLLYDLVDLPSKKFPKIFIHVGKGDHHYKGHILPFLKKLDEKIIDYEIDIPNYSSHTSISLYYPDYLLKTLNSIDNTLILLKPTIPQTSIKTENGLLKITCDAIGANLKYACQLYKENNIIEKINYQNEDTFKFPINSKGTYCARVYVKENSHFNSKITDEIIINVNDFKLKPDTQKKFDMDIHGSCVSRDIFNFDKNNDILLGKYFARNSFISTVNKPFNEEINLNISSPWQKRMVEIDLKKELFNQLSINPADYLLIDFIDERFALMKYKESIFTLSTELKNSNFLDDFKGDYIDKLDLKKSFWKKPMDDYLNNLIKIYKENRIIIHETYLVDSFSTKEGEIKDFPENNLNYNYKVNKILEEYYNYMKTKLPNAHVVNIIGNYNSSENHRWGISPVHYEDSYYKHALEIIKNILSNK; encoded by the coding sequence ATGGGAATCGAGGAATATATACAGAATAATGAAAAAACATACATAACTAAAAGAGATATCAAATATCTTTTTTGTGAAAAAAAATACTCGAATAAACTTATTGTAACTTTTCCGGGATTTTCTTCTCCAGGCAGACCACCTGAATATAATTACATTAAGACTTTAATGGATTGTAACTGCCATAAACTATATATCTTAGATGATTATGGGCCTGGTGGTAGCTATTTACTTGGTGAAAATAAAGATCATTCTATTGAAGTCTCCGTTGTATCTTTAATATTCCATATATGCAAAAAATATGATATTAAATTAAAAAATGTAATATTGCAGGGCTCATCTAAAGGAGGATATTGTGCACTGTACTTTGGAATCAAATATAACTTTGGATATGTAATTGCTGGCGGCCCCCAAATAAATTTAGGGAATTATTTATTATATGTTGTTCCAGATGTTGCGGAATATATTGCTGGAGGAAAGGATGAGACTGATATAGCATGTTTAAATAGGCTTTTATATGATTTAGTTGATCTTCCTTCAAAAAAATTTCCGAAAATTTTCATTCATGTTGGAAAAGGTGATCACCACTACAAAGGCCATATACTCCCTTTTTTGAAAAAACTTGATGAAAAAATCATTGATTATGAAATTGATATTCCTAACTACTCTTCCCATACTTCAATAAGCCTATATTATCCAGATTACTTATTGAAAACACTGAATTCTATTGATAATACTTTGATACTCCTAAAACCAACTATTCCCCAAACATCAATAAAAACTGAAAACGGGTTATTAAAGATCACTTGCGATGCAATAGGGGCTAATTTGAAATATGCTTGTCAATTGTATAAAGAAAATAATATTATTGAAAAAATTAATTATCAAAATGAAGATACTTTTAAATTTCCCATTAATTCCAAAGGTACTTATTGTGCAAGGGTATATGTGAAAGAAAACTCTCATTTCAATTCTAAAATTACGGATGAAATTATCATAAATGTAAATGATTTTAAATTGAAACCAGACACCCAAAAGAAATTTGACATGGATATCCATGGTAGTTGTGTCAGTAGAGACATATTCAATTTTGACAAAAACAATGATATTTTATTAGGCAAATATTTTGCTAGAAATTCTTTCATTAGTACGGTGAATAAACCATTTAATGAAGAAATCAATTTAAATATTTCTTCTCCCTGGCAAAAAAGAATGGTTGAAATTGATTTAAAAAAAGAACTGTTTAACCAGTTATCCATTAACCCTGCAGATTATTTATTGATTGATTTTATAGATGAACGGTTTGCGCTAATGAAATATAAAGAATCTATTTTCACACTTTCAACTGAATTAAAAAACTCTAATTTTTTAGATGATTTTAAAGGAGATTATATTGATAAATTAGATTTAAAAAAATCTTTTTGGAAAAAACCGATGGATGATTACTTGAATAATTTAATCAAAATTTATAAGGAAAACAGAATTATTATTCATGAAACATATTTAGTCGATTCTTTCTCTACAAAAGAGGGGGAAATAAAAGATTTTCCCGAAAACAATCTTAATTATAATTATAAAGTTAACAAAATTCTTGAAGAGTATTATAACTACATGAAAACTAAATTACCTAATGCTCATGTTGTGAATATAATCGGAAATTATAATTCTTCTGAAAACCACCGATGGGGAATTTCACCGGTTCATTATGAAGATAGTTACTATAAACATGCGTTAGAAATAATAAAAAATATTTTATCAAACAAATGA
- a CDS encoding glycosyltransferase: MTDISIIITTYNAQKTVKKALLSVLNYFYHDKIEVIVIDDFSTDKTTLIVEDVAKKYNNLRLIKLKKNCGSPSKPRNIGINNATGLYITFLDGDDEINVDNLINMVNHAKMNNLDCIKGYIKVIKGTEIFDMNRISCENKDCLEVIRNIISQQSTTADLIVKRDFLNINNIRFNNEYKVGEDTLFYTDIFINNPNIEYFDSFFYYNHKRTEIENLSSTQIYHDKELNNHINVWNEVENKFRNINISYFDLRLHIAVKNAINSIIFYSDGQISKKCFSKFSDFLNENINYLKDKLILHKRYGAVYESIIENNYEKFLQVSKKRLLIAGYDLKFIKPVLKYLDDDYNIQIDEWEGHDAHDEQKSNELLNWADFIFCEWLLGNSVWYSQRKMKHQKLIIRAHKFELTRDFGNQVNYKHVNKIIVVSYYYLELFVNKFKIPRQKMIVLSNYVESNIYSGTKNGDFKHNLAIVGYVPKWKGLLKGLKILKMLIEHDDKFKLHLIGKHYNEIDWIWNNPEERSYFQECENFIKENHLEDSVIVQGWMERSNMFNNIGYVLSVSDIESFHLAPAEGLVDFTLAFLLNWDGVEYVYPQEIIFDNIDNIKDMILSTYNDDFKYWQLLRAMRNYIITEFDIEKFVFKLKQTLKKIALN, translated from the coding sequence ATGACAGATATTTCTATAATCATTACTACATATAACGCTCAAAAAACTGTTAAAAAAGCCCTATTATCCGTTTTAAACTATTTTTACCATGATAAAATCGAAGTGATTGTTATAGATGATTTTTCTACCGATAAAACCACTTTAATTGTCGAAGATGTTGCGAAAAAATATAATAATTTAAGACTTATAAAACTTAAAAAAAACTGTGGAAGCCCATCAAAACCTAGAAACATCGGGATCAATAATGCTACGGGCCTTTATATAACTTTTTTAGATGGTGATGATGAGATTAATGTTGATAATTTAATAAATATGGTTAACCATGCCAAAATGAATAATCTTGATTGTATCAAAGGATATATTAAGGTGATTAAAGGAACTGAAATTTTTGACATGAACCGAATTTCTTGTGAAAATAAAGATTGTTTGGAAGTAATTAGAAATATAATTTCACAGCAGAGTACTACTGCAGACCTAATTGTTAAAAGAGATTTTCTGAACATTAATAACATCCGATTCAATAACGAATATAAAGTTGGAGAAGATACCCTTTTTTACACAGACATTTTTATAAATAATCCTAATATTGAGTATTTTGATTCCTTTTTTTATTATAATCACAAAAGAACAGAAATTGAAAACCTTTCTTCTACCCAAATATATCATGATAAAGAACTTAATAACCATATTAATGTATGGAATGAAGTTGAAAATAAATTTAGAAATATTAATATCAGTTATTTTGATTTAAGACTACATATTGCAGTCAAAAATGCGATTAATTCCATAATCTTTTATTCCGATGGTCAAATATCAAAGAAATGTTTTTCCAAGTTTAGTGATTTTCTTAATGAAAATATAAATTATCTTAAGGATAAATTAATCCTTCATAAGAGATATGGGGCTGTTTATGAGTCTATAATAGAAAATAATTATGAAAAATTCTTACAAGTATCTAAAAAGAGACTTCTCATTGCAGGATATGATCTTAAATTCATTAAACCTGTGTTGAAATACTTAGATGATGATTATAACATTCAGATTGATGAATGGGAGGGCCATGATGCCCATGATGAACAAAAAAGTAATGAATTATTAAATTGGGCAGATTTTATTTTTTGTGAATGGCTTTTAGGTAATTCTGTATGGTATTCCCAAAGGAAAATGAAACATCAAAAACTTATTATCAGAGCCCATAAATTTGAATTAACTCGTGATTTCGGAAATCAAGTCAATTATAAACATGTGAATAAAATTATAGTTGTAAGCTATTATTATTTAGAATTGTTCGTGAATAAATTTAAAATCCCAAGACAAAAAATGATTGTGCTGAGTAATTATGTAGAATCAAATATTTATTCAGGAACCAAAAATGGAGACTTTAAACATAATCTTGCTATTGTAGGATATGTCCCTAAATGGAAGGGATTACTTAAAGGCCTCAAAATTCTCAAAATGTTAATAGAACATGACGATAAATTCAAACTTCATCTAATCGGGAAACATTATAATGAAATAGATTGGATTTGGAATAATCCTGAAGAACGATCATATTTTCAAGAATGTGAAAATTTCATTAAAGAAAACCACTTGGAAGATTCAGTAATAGTACAAGGATGGATGGAACGTTCTAATATGTTTAATAATATTGGATACGTTCTTTCAGTTAGTGATATTGAAAGTTTTCATCTGGCTCCTGCCGAAGGACTTGTTGACTTTACTTTAGCATTTCTATTGAATTGGGATGGCGTGGAATATGTATACCCTCAAGAAATAATATTTGATAATATAGATAATATCAAAGATATGATATTATCAACTTATAATGATGATTTTAAATATTGGCAGTTGCTGAGGGCTATGAGAAATTACATTATAACAGAATTTGATATTGAAAAATTTGTATTCAAACTAAAACAAACTTTAAAAAAAATTGCTCTGAATTAA
- a CDS encoding UDP-glucose/GDP-mannose dehydrogenase family protein, translating into MKITIIGTGYVGLVTATCFSEMGNIVYGLDIEDDKIESLKKGIIPIYEPGLEELVLKNQSKGDLIFTNNLKEGLDNSNLCFIAVGTPMGKDGSADLQHVMGAAKEIGQLISHDLIVVNKSTVPVGTAAKVKKVILNELDKRNLKLDIEVVSNPEFLKEGVAVEDFMRPDRIIIGSDNEEVVETLKELYAPFTINHERFITMDVYSAEMTKYAANAMLATRISFMNEMANICERVGADINQIRKGMGSDRRIGYDFLYPGCGYGGSCLPKDVKAIIKTADAYGYTPKLLKEVEIVNHEQKLYLVKKIIERFGNDLSGYNFAIWGLSFKPGTDDMREAPSVVIIRELIRMGAKIKAYDPRAMNVAKKYYFNQNSAVEFLKNKYDAVDDVDALLLVTEWKEFRSPDFDEIAVRIKNKIIFDGRNQYNKEVMRGTGFEYHQVGNGS; encoded by the coding sequence ATGAAAATAACTATTATAGGAACAGGTTACGTTGGTTTAGTGACAGCTACATGTTTTTCAGAGATGGGTAATATAGTCTATGGGTTAGATATTGAAGATGACAAAATTGAATCTCTAAAAAAAGGCATCATCCCCATCTACGAACCGGGACTGGAAGAATTAGTACTTAAAAATCAGTCTAAAGGCGATCTTATTTTCACCAATAATCTTAAAGAGGGATTAGATAATTCCAATCTTTGTTTTATTGCTGTAGGCACGCCTATGGGAAAAGATGGCAGTGCTGATCTACAGCATGTGATGGGTGCCGCTAAAGAAATAGGACAATTAATAAGTCATGACCTAATTGTGGTCAACAAATCCACAGTCCCCGTGGGAACAGCTGCTAAAGTAAAAAAGGTTATTTTAAATGAATTAGATAAAAGAAACCTTAAACTTGATATAGAAGTGGTTTCTAATCCCGAATTTTTAAAAGAAGGGGTTGCAGTGGAAGATTTCATGCGACCTGACAGGATAATAATCGGCTCTGATAATGAAGAAGTAGTTGAAACTCTGAAAGAATTATATGCTCCTTTTACTATCAACCACGAAAGATTCATTACCATGGATGTGTACAGTGCAGAAATGACCAAATATGCTGCCAATGCCATGCTTGCCACTCGTATATCTTTCATGAATGAAATGGCCAATATATGTGAAAGAGTTGGTGCTGACATCAATCAAATTAGAAAAGGGATGGGTAGTGACCGCAGAATAGGATATGATTTTTTATATCCTGGCTGTGGCTATGGGGGGAGTTGCCTTCCAAAGGATGTAAAAGCCATAATAAAAACCGCTGATGCTTATGGTTATACTCCAAAATTATTAAAAGAAGTAGAAATAGTAAATCATGAACAAAAACTTTATTTGGTGAAAAAAATCATTGAAAGGTTTGGTAATGATTTATCAGGATATAACTTTGCAATATGGGGACTATCATTTAAACCAGGAACTGATGATATGAGAGAAGCACCATCGGTGGTTATTATTAGGGAATTAATCCGAATGGGTGCTAAAATAAAGGCTTATGACCCTAGAGCCATGAATGTTGCCAAGAAATATTATTTCAACCAGAATTCTGCAGTTGAATTTTTAAAAAACAAGTATGATGCTGTTGATGATGTGGATGCACTTCTCCTGGTAACTGAATGGAAAGAATTTAGAAGTCCAGATTTTGATGAAATTGCAGTGAGAATCAAAAACAAGATCATCTTCGATGGTAGAAACCAGTATAATAAAGAAGTCATGAGGGGAACTGGGTTTGAATATCATCAGGTTGGTAATGGAAGTTGA
- a CDS encoding ABC transporter permease: MTISITRHRFFVNFNKYRFLLNQLVKRDIKIKYRRSVLGIFWSFLEPLGSMVVLTIVFSTLFIRIDNYPVYLLTGMLIYQFFAGGTNSAMRSMVSNASILKTIYIPKYLYSLSAILSNFITYLLSLIVLFMVMAVTNVNFTMYIIFASLPILALLMLTIGVGLIMATINVFFRDMQYLYGILLMMLMYLTPIFYPPEIVPASFRFIQTYNPLFAIIKCCRSSFLYGTLYNMQDLLFAMGSGIVALIIGIIIFYKFQDKFILYV; encoded by the coding sequence ATGACAATCAGTATAACACGGCACAGATTTTTTGTTAACTTTAACAAGTACCGATTTCTGCTCAATCAGCTTGTGAAAAGGGACATAAAAATAAAATACAGAAGATCTGTTTTAGGAATATTCTGGAGTTTTTTAGAACCTTTAGGGAGTATGGTAGTTTTAACCATAGTCTTCTCAACACTTTTTATTCGTATAGATAATTACCCCGTCTACTTATTAACTGGGATGCTGATTTACCAGTTCTTTGCAGGTGGAACAAATAGTGCTATGCGCTCAATGGTAAGTAATGCATCTATTTTGAAAACAATATACATTCCCAAATATCTCTATTCTTTATCAGCAATACTTTCCAATTTTATAACTTATCTACTTTCGTTAATAGTTTTGTTTATGGTAATGGCAGTAACTAATGTTAATTTCACCATGTACATAATCTTCGCAAGCTTACCAATTCTCGCATTGCTCATGTTAACCATAGGTGTAGGCCTTATCATGGCCACAATCAATGTTTTCTTTAGGGACATGCAATATTTATATGGGATACTTTTAATGATGTTAATGTATTTAACACCTATATTTTACCCTCCAGAAATTGTACCTGCAAGTTTCAGATTCATACAGACTTATAATCCATTATTTGCTATAATTAAATGTTGTCGAAGTTCATTTTTATACGGGACACTATACAATATGCAAGACTTGCTATTTGCAATGGGATCGGGGATTGTTGCCCTTATCATAGGGATCATTATTTTTTACAAATTTCAGGATAAGTTCATATTATACGTTTAA
- a CDS encoding ABC transporter ATP-binding protein, whose translation MILLGETVITVDNVGMEFNLSQEKIDSLKEYFIKFLKRELHFQSFWALRNVSMTVEKGDRVGLVGLNGAGKSTLLKLISGVMKPTEGQINVKGRLSPLLALGAGFDPSYTGRENIFLYGSLLGHSKHFIESKFDEIVEFSELDDFIDVPLKNYSSGMGARLAFSIATAVQPEILILDEVLSVGDAKFQEKSRKKMNSLMDGQVTILFVSHSTHEVKKICDKAIWLEKGKLITQGPVDEVCDVYEKFIQLKD comes from the coding sequence GTGATTCTATTGGGAGAAACTGTTATAACAGTTGATAATGTAGGAATGGAATTTAATCTTAGTCAAGAAAAGATAGATAGTCTTAAAGAGTACTTTATTAAATTTCTTAAAAGAGAACTTCACTTTCAATCTTTCTGGGCATTGAGAAATGTTTCCATGACAGTGGAAAAAGGAGATCGAGTGGGTCTGGTTGGTTTAAATGGTGCTGGTAAAAGTACGCTCCTCAAATTAATTTCGGGGGTTATGAAACCAACTGAGGGTCAAATAAACGTAAAAGGACGTTTGTCACCTTTATTAGCTTTAGGTGCTGGATTTGATCCGAGTTATACTGGTAGGGAAAACATATTTCTTTATGGATCTTTATTGGGTCATTCCAAACATTTCATAGAAAGTAAATTCGATGAAATTGTTGAATTTTCAGAGCTTGATGATTTCATTGATGTTCCTCTTAAGAATTATTCCTCTGGTATGGGCGCTCGTCTTGCTTTTTCAATTGCCACTGCAGTGCAGCCAGAAATATTAATTTTGGATGAAGTGCTATCAGTAGGTGATGCTAAATTCCAGGAAAAAAGCAGGAAAAAAATGAATTCACTCATGGATGGTCAGGTAACAATTTTATTTGTCTCTCATTCGACACATGAAGTTAAAAAAATATGTGATAAAGCCATATGGTTAGAAAAGGGTAAATTAATCACTCAAGGGCCTGTGGATGAAGTTTGTGATGTTTATGAGAAATTTATCCAGTTGAAAGATTAA